A single genomic interval of bacterium harbors:
- a CDS encoding DNA gyrase subunit A translates to MALERNRVLTREIEEEMRSSYLDYSMSVIVGRALPDVRDGLKPVHRRILYSMSELGLAHNKAFKKSARIVGEVMGKYHPHGDTAIYDSMVRMAQDYSLRYMLVDGQGNFGSVDGDPPAAMRYTEARLTKISDEVLKDIDKETVTYVENYDGSLKEPSVLPSLLPALLVNGSSGIAVGMA, encoded by the coding sequence GAAACAGGGTCCTGACCAGGGAAATTGAAGAGGAGATGCGTTCCTCGTACCTGGACTATTCCATGTCGGTCATCGTGGGACGGGCTTTGCCCGACGTCCGGGACGGGCTGAAACCGGTGCACCGCCGCATCCTTTATTCCATGAGCGAACTGGGGCTGGCCCACAACAAGGCCTTCAAAAAGAGCGCCCGCATCGTGGGCGAGGTGATGGGCAAGTACCATCCCCATGGCGATACGGCCATCTACGATTCCATGGTCCGGATGGCCCAGGACTACTCGCTGCGCTACATGCTGGTGGACGGCCAGGGCAACTTCGGCTCGGTGGACGGCGATCCACCGGCCGCCATGCGCTACACCGAGGCCCGGCTGACCAAGATCTCGGACGAGGTGCTCAAGGACATCGACAAGGAGACCGTGACCTACGTGGAGAACTACGACGGTTCGCTCAAGGAGCCGTCGGTGCTGCCCTCGCTACTGCCGGCCCTGCTGGTCAACGGGTCCTCGGGCATCGCGGTGGGCATGGC